A genomic segment from Phragmites australis chromosome 6, lpPhrAust1.1, whole genome shotgun sequence encodes:
- the LOC133920653 gene encoding chitin-binding lectin 1-like, with protein MAVLPRRPRLVALVQLAVALWLAATSGYHCRHVLLPPPCILPTPPSPPPPPPPYTPAPPPPRRPFPPFCRFGPFCPPHRMPPVCPPEGCVSGHGLP; from the exons ATGGCCGTGCTGCCGCGGCGCCCCCGCCTCGTAGCGCTGGTGCAGCTCGCCGTGGCGCTCTGGCTGGCGGCCACGAGCGGCTACCACTGCCGGCACGTCCTGCTGCCGCCCCCCTGCATTCTGCCAACACCGCcgtcccctccgccgccgccgccgccgtacaCCCCTGCTC CTCCTCCTCCGCGACGCCCTTTCCCTCCGTTCTGCCGTTTCGGTCCGTTCTGTCCGCCGCATCGCATGCCGCCGGTCTGCCCGCCTGAAGGCTGCGTCTCCGGCCACGGCCTGCCTTAA
- the LOC133922414 gene encoding uncharacterized protein LOC133922414 isoform X2, with the protein MAVDEVTSVYVGGLPYEADENMLRDAFEYYGTIVAIKVINDHNIKGKCYGFVTFTHPKAAEHAIAGMDGKKIGNRVVRVNEVRTRGPRDFGRDGFRRDPRRYGRDPYWDRRDRERSYDRDRDPYHDRDSDRSREHDRDRDRDYEHGGFNREIDYPMDRNHEGDERRPSDHDRAVEMHNMDSDNERDKEHGSRKSRPKGRDSRDLSSSSDDLQNDEKNQLEKVIQMREDLENEVNQVKDKVAVKEQQVVDLQKRAQKLEDELASARKVSSARQLVVTDLYKHFLQLQDYNDRVKTTEKELQSLVDTAMIELDMADDATTKDGSMYENGVA; encoded by the exons ATGGCGGTGGACGAGGTGACCTCGGTCTACGTCGGCGGACTGCCCTACGAGGCCGACGAAAACATGCTCCGCGACGCCTTCGAGTACTACGGCACCATCGTCGCCATCAAG GTGATAAATGATCATAATATCAAAGGCAAGTGTTATGGTTTTGTTACTTTCACTCACCCCAAAGCTGCTGAGCATGCGATTGCGGGCATGGATGGCAAG aAAATAGGCAATCGTGTTGTTAGAGTAAATGAAGTGCGTACAAGAGGTCCCCGAGATTTTGGTCGTGATGGTTTTAGACGAGATCCTAGAAGGTATGGTAGAGATCCATACTGGGACAGAAGGGATAGGGAACGGAGCTATGATCGAGACAGAGATCCGTATCATGACAGGGACAGTGATAGATCTCGTGAACATGATAGAGACAGAGACAGAGACTATGAGCATGGTGGCTTTAATCGAGAAATTGACTATCCCATGGATCGAAATCATGAAGGAGATGAGAGGCGTCCTAGCGACCATGATCGTGCAGTGGAAATGCATAATATGGATTCAGATAACGAAAGAGACAAGGAACATGGATCAAGAAAAAG CCGTCCAAAAGGTCGTGATAGCAGAGATTTATCGAGTTCCAGTGATGATCTTCAAAATGAC GAAAAAAACCAGTTGGAGAAAGTCATTCAGATGCGTGAGGACCTTGAAAACGAG GTTAATCAGGTTAAAGATAAAGTTGCAGTGAAAGAACAGCAAGTTGTAGATTTGCAGAAGAGAGCTCAG AAATTAGAGGATGAATTGGCTTCCGCACGGAAAGTTTCTTCAGCACGACAATTAGTTGTTACGGAT TTGTACAAGCATTTTCTACAACTCCAAGACTACAATGACAGGGTCAAGACGACTGAAAAGGAGCTCCAG TCTCTTGTTGATACTGCGATGATCGAGCTTGATATGGCTGATGATGCTACAACCAAAGATGGTTCAATGTATGAGAATGGTGTGGCGTGA
- the LOC133922412 gene encoding plastidic ATP/ADP-transporter-like encodes MESGLVASHRLRLRLPLPSAAAHHHHLVRHPLATPAPLRLSLPRHLPRPTPLRLPAALPLRLPAALPLRPCIPPLRASAAAAASPAPDASSSVSPKFLGVETRTLKKIIPLGLMFFCILFNYTILRDTKDVLVVTAKGSSAEIIPFLKTWVNLPMAVGFMLLYTKLADVLSKETLFYAVIFPFIAFFGAFAYVLYPMRDAIHPTALADRLLAALGPSFLGPVAILRVWSFCLFYVMAELWGSVVISVLFWGFANQITTVEEAKEFYPLFGLGANVALIFSGRTVKYFSNMRKSLGPGVDGWAISLKAMMSIVVVLGFVIAGIYWGVNKFVIDSSAVPRVERKKKDKPKLGLGESMKVLLSSRYVRDLATLVVAYGISINLVEVTWKSKLKAQFPSPNEYSSFMGDFSTATGIATFTMMLLGRVILRKFGWGVAATITPAVLLLTGVGFFSLILFGEPLTPLMTKFGMTPLLAAVYVGAMQNIFSKSAKYSLFDPCKEMAYIPLDEDMKVKGKAAIDVVCNPLGKSGGALIQQFMILSFGSLANSTPYLGGILLVIVLAWLGAVRSLDSQFSPLAKQELEREKMLKAKTVETTAQVVGTGNGPLQETLASENSANGSAIKQSQELEITTPEKSGQQSQ; translated from the exons ATGGAGTCCGGCCTCGTCGCAAGCCAccgtctccgcctccgcctcccgctcccctccgccgccgcgcaccaccaccacctcgtaCGCCACCCCCTCGCCACACCCGCGCCCCTCCGCCTCAGCCTCCCGCGCCACCTCCCCCGCCCCACCCCGCTCCGCCTCCCGGCCGCGCTCCCGCTCCGCCTCCCGGCCGCGCTCCCGCTCCGCCCCTGCATCCCTCCCCTCCgcgcctctgccgccgccgccgcgtctcCGGCGCCGGATGCGTCGTCCTCAGTTTCCCCCAAGTTCCTGGGCGTGGAGACGCGGACGCTGAAGAAGATCATCCCCCTGGGGCTCATGTTCTTCTGCATCCTCTTCAACTACACCATCCTTCGGGACACCAAGGACGTGCTCGTCGTCACCGCCAAGGGCAGCAGCGCCGAGATCATCCCCTTCCTCAAGACGTGGGTCAACCTCCCCATGGCCGTGGGGTTCATGctcctctacaccaagctcGCCGACGTGCTCTCCAAGGAGACGCTCTTCTACGCCGTCATCTTCCCCTTCATTGCCTTCTTCGGGGCCTTCGCGTACGTTCTATACCCCATGCGCGACGCCATCCACCCCACCGCGCTCGCCGACCGTCTCCTCGCCGCGCTTGGGCCCAGTTTCCTGGGCCCCGTTGCCATCCTCCGTGTCTGGAGCTTCTGCCTCTTTTACGTCATGGCTGAGCTCTGGGGCAGCGTCGTCATATCCGTCCTCTTCTGGGGCTTCGCCAATCAG ATTACTACGGTTGAAGAGGCCAAAGAGTTTTACCCGCTGTTTGGGCTTGGGGCCAATGTGGCACTCATCTTCTCTGGCCGCACGGTGAAATACTTCTCAAACATGAGGAAGAGTTTGGGTCCTGGGGTGGATGGATGGGCAATTTCGTTGAAGGCCATGATGAGCATAGTGGTTGTACTGGGTTTTGTCATCGCCGGCATCTATTGGGGAGTGAACAAATTTGTTATTGATAGCTCAGCTGTGCCAAGAGTTGAGCGGAAAAAGAAG GATAAGCCAAAGCTTGGTTTGGGTGAGAGCATGAAGGTGCTGCTGTCATCTCGGTATGTCAGGGATCTTGCCACATTGGTCGTTGCTTATGGAATAAGTATTAACCTTGTTGAGGTGACATGGAAATCAAAACTGAAGGCACAG TTCCCGAGCCCTAATGAATATTCTTCATTCATGGGCGATTTCTCAACTGCTACTGGTATAGCTACATTTACAATGATGTTGTTAGGGAGAGTAATTCTTAGAAAGTTTGGGTGGGGAGTTGCAGCTACGATCACGCCTGCAGTGTTGCTTCTCACGGGAGTTGGATTCTTCTCACTGATTTTGTTTGGTGAACCATTGACTCCACTTATGACCAAGTTTGGAATGACGCCTTTGCTTGCGGCGGTCTATGTTGGGGCAATGCAGAACATTTTCAGTAAGAGTGCAAAATACAGTTTGTTTGATCCTTGCAAAGAGATGGCGTACATTCCTTTGGATGAAGATATGAAG GTAAAAGGTAAGGCAGCAATTGATGTGGTGTGCAACCCCTTGGGGAAGTCTGGAGGCGCTTTGATCCAACAGTTCATGATCCTGTCGTTTGGATCTCTTGCAAACTCAACGCCCTACCTTGGTGGAATACTCCTGGTGATTGTTCTTGCGTGGCTGGGCGCTGTAAGGTCCCTCGACTCGCAGTTCTCTCCCCTGGCAAAGCAAGAGCTTGAGAGAGAAAAGATGTTGAAAGCAAAGACGGTCGAAACAACCGCCCAAGTTGTTGGGACAGGAAATGGTCCTCTCCAAGAAACTCTAGCTAGTGAGAACTCTGCAAATGGCTCGGCCATCAAACAGTCCCAGGAACTCGAGATCACCACCCCGGAGAAATCCGGCCAACAATCTCAATAA
- the LOC133922414 gene encoding glycine-rich RNA-binding protein RZ1B-like isoform X1 encodes MAVDEVTSVYVGGLPYEADENMLRDAFEYYGTIVAIKVINDHNIKGKCYGFVTFTHPKAAEHAIAGMDGKKIGNRVVRVNEVRTRGPRDFGRDGFRRDPRRYGRDPYWDRRDRERSYDRDRDPYHDRDSDRSREHDRDRDRDYEHGGFNREIDYPMDRNHEGDERRPSDHDRAVEMHNMDSDNERDKEHGSRKRFSRPKGRDSRDLSSSSDDLQNDEKNQLEKVIQMREDLENEVNQVKDKVAVKEQQVVDLQKRAQKLEDELASARKVSSARQLVVTDLYKHFLQLQDYNDRVKTTEKELQSLVDTAMIELDMADDATTKDGSMYENGVA; translated from the exons ATGGCGGTGGACGAGGTGACCTCGGTCTACGTCGGCGGACTGCCCTACGAGGCCGACGAAAACATGCTCCGCGACGCCTTCGAGTACTACGGCACCATCGTCGCCATCAAG GTGATAAATGATCATAATATCAAAGGCAAGTGTTATGGTTTTGTTACTTTCACTCACCCCAAAGCTGCTGAGCATGCGATTGCGGGCATGGATGGCAAG aAAATAGGCAATCGTGTTGTTAGAGTAAATGAAGTGCGTACAAGAGGTCCCCGAGATTTTGGTCGTGATGGTTTTAGACGAGATCCTAGAAGGTATGGTAGAGATCCATACTGGGACAGAAGGGATAGGGAACGGAGCTATGATCGAGACAGAGATCCGTATCATGACAGGGACAGTGATAGATCTCGTGAACATGATAGAGACAGAGACAGAGACTATGAGCATGGTGGCTTTAATCGAGAAATTGACTATCCCATGGATCGAAATCATGAAGGAGATGAGAGGCGTCCTAGCGACCATGATCGTGCAGTGGAAATGCATAATATGGATTCAGATAACGAAAGAGACAAGGAACATGGATCAAGAAAAAGGTTCAG CCGTCCAAAAGGTCGTGATAGCAGAGATTTATCGAGTTCCAGTGATGATCTTCAAAATGAC GAAAAAAACCAGTTGGAGAAAGTCATTCAGATGCGTGAGGACCTTGAAAACGAG GTTAATCAGGTTAAAGATAAAGTTGCAGTGAAAGAACAGCAAGTTGTAGATTTGCAGAAGAGAGCTCAG AAATTAGAGGATGAATTGGCTTCCGCACGGAAAGTTTCTTCAGCACGACAATTAGTTGTTACGGAT TTGTACAAGCATTTTCTACAACTCCAAGACTACAATGACAGGGTCAAGACGACTGAAAAGGAGCTCCAG TCTCTTGTTGATACTGCGATGATCGAGCTTGATATGGCTGATGATGCTACAACCAAAGATGGTTCAATGTATGAGAATGGTGTGGCGTGA